In Oncorhynchus keta strain PuntledgeMale-10-30-2019 chromosome 19, Oket_V2, whole genome shotgun sequence, a single genomic region encodes these proteins:
- the klhl38a gene encoding kelch-like protein 38, whose translation MALCESLKTLQGFPFRDPELSSLLLSQLNRLRQERILTDVLLCSDNTEIPCHRNVLVSSSRYFRAMFCSNFVESRQGRVDLKGISPDVLSGIVDYVYTGAITISMDIVLPLMQAASMLHYGRLFEACSTFLQEQLSPDNCLSMIRLSEILHCDSLKEKAKEMAVRSFSDVAASEDFCELSLPELMCYLEDDRLCAEEEQVFETLLAWIHHDPFSRRGAIHDLFKKVRLRYIHPTYLFQFIANDPLVQSSTLCTEIIESVRRLMLSVSAKCGRELKPLWTTPRRYTCRETLVVVGGRKNNEQTSREALLYDERTQRWQWLAKLPLRLYKASYVCIHSILYVVGGLSLSMASGDSSVSSTVYTLSLKTNQWRTAEPMLEPRYAHQSVSYLHFIFVLGGIGVDKQISNSVERYNSMFNQWEAMAPLPSAVLHPAVAANDQRVYVFGGEDAMQNPVREIQVYHISRNLWSRLETRTVKNVCAPAAVIEDKIYIIGGYTRRMIAYDTKANKFVKCENLKERRMHHSATVINNKLYVTGGRFLNGHDTIEDSDCFECYDPKTDAWTSKGTLPYKLFDHGSLPLVCVSNRPNPP comes from the exons ATGGCTCTCTGTGAGTCCCTGAAGACCCTCCAGGGGTTCCCGTTTAGAGACCCAGAGCTGTCTTCCCTCCTGCTGTCCCAGCTGaacaggctgagacaggagaggatCCTAACGGACGTGCTGCTCTGTTCAGACAACACAGAGATCCCCTGCCATAGGAACGTACTGGTGTCCTCCAGCCGATACTTCAG GGCCATGTTCTGCAGTAACTTCGTAGAGAGCAGACAAGGGCGTGTGGATCTGAAGGGTATCTCCCCTGACGTGCTCAGTGGCATAGTGGACTATGTGTATACAGGAGCCATCACCATCAGCATGGACATAGTGCTGCCTCTAATGCAGGCTGCCTCTATGCTGCACTATGGACGGCTGTTTGAGGCCTGCTCCACCTTCCTTCAG GAGCAGCTGAGCCCAGACAACTGTCTCAGTATGATCAGGTTGTCTGAGATCCTCCACTGCGACAGTCTGAAGGAGAAGGCGAAGGAGATGGCCGTGAGGAGCTTCTCAGACGTAGCTGCCTCCGAAGACTTCTGTGAGCTCTCCTTACCGGAGCTTATGTGTTACCTGGAGGACGACCGACTGTGTGCAGAGGAGGAGCAG GTGTTTGAGACCCTCCTGGCGTGGATCCACCACGACCCGTTCTCCCGGCGCGGCGCCATCCACGACCTCTTCAAGAAGGTGCGCCTGCGCTACATCCACCCCACCTACCTGTTCCAGTTCATCGCCAACGACCCGCTAGTGCAGTCCTCCACGCTCTGCACTGAGATCATTGAGTCCGTCCGTCGCCTCATGCTCTCGGTCAGTGCCAAGTGCGGTCGTGAGCTGAAGCCCCTCTGGACCACACCGCGCCGCTACACCTGCCGAGAGACGCTCGTTGTGGTCGGCGGGCGCAAGAATAACGAGCAGACATCCCGGGAAGCCCTGCTCTATGACGAGAGGACCCAGCGCTGGCAGTGGCTGGCCAAGCTGCCCCTGCGACTCTACAAGGCCTCCTACGTCTGTATCCACAGCATCCTGTATGTGGTGGGGGGGCTCAGCCTCAGCATGGCCTCAGGAGACAGCTCTGTGTCTTCCACCGTCTACACCCTCTCCCTCAAGACCAACCAG TGGAGGACGGCTGAGCCCATGTTGGAGCCGCGCTACGCCCATCAGAGTGTCTCCTATCTCCACTTCATCTTTGTCCTGGGGGGGATCGGAGTTGACAAACAGATATCCAACTCCGTGGAGAGGTACAACAGTATGTTTAACCAATGGGAGGCCATGGCTCCTCTCCCCAGCGCCGTGCTGCACCCCGCCGTCGCCGCCAACGACCAGAGGGTCTATGTGTTCGGAGGGGAGGACGCCATGCAGAACCCTGTCAGGGAGATACAG gtgTACCACATCTCCAGGAACCTGTGGTCCAGATTGGAAACCAGGACAGTGAAGAACGTCTGTGCACCTGCTGCTGTCATCGAAGATAAGATCTACATCATTGGAG GGTACACTAGACGGATGATCGCCTACGACACCAAAGCCAATAAGTTTGTAAAGTGTGAGAACCTGAAGGAGAGGCGAATGCACCACAGCGCCACGGTCATCAACAACAAGCTGTACGTGACGGGGGGGCGCTTCCTGAACGGGCACGACACCATCGAGGACTCGGACTGCTTCGAGTGTTACGACCCCAAGACGGACGCGTGGACCTCCAAGGGGACGCTGCCATACAAACTGTTCGACCACGGCTCCCTGCCTCTGGTCTGTGTCTCCAACAGACCCAACCCCCCCTGA